A stretch of Lathyrus oleraceus cultivar Zhongwan6 chromosome 6, CAAS_Psat_ZW6_1.0, whole genome shotgun sequence DNA encodes these proteins:
- the LOC127094472 gene encoding aquaporin PIP2-3: MAKDVEVAERGSFSNKDYHDPPPAPLIDAEELTKWSFYRALIAEFIATLLFLYVTVLTVIGYSIQTDVKAGGDECGGVGILGIAWAFGGMIFVLVYCTAGISGGHINPAVTFGLFLARKVSLIRAVMYMVAQSLGAICGVGLVKAFQKSYFVRYGGGANFLQPGYSTGVGLGAEIVGTFVLVYTVFSATDPKRSARDSHVPVLAPLPIGFAVFMVHLATIPVTGTGINPARSLGSAVILNQDKIWNDHWIFWVGPFIGAAIAAFYHQFILRAGAAKALGSFRSSNAN, translated from the exons ATGGCAAAAGACGTTGAAGTTGCTGAACGTGGCTCTTTCTCCAACAAAGACTACCATGACCCTCCTCCAGCACCACTCATTGACGCTGAGGAACTCACAAAATGGTCCTTTTACAGGGCCCTTATTGCTGAGTTCATTGCAACTTTACTTTTCCTTTACGTTACTGTTTTGACCGTGATTGGTTACAGTATCCAAACTGATGTTAAAGCTGGTGGTGATGAGTGTGGTGGTGTTGGTATTCTTGGAATTGCTTGGGCTTTTGGTGGCATGATCTTTGTTCTTGTTTACTGCACTGCTGGGATTTCAG GGGGTCACATTAACCCGGCAGTGACGTTTGGGCTATTTTTGGCTCGTAAGGTGTCTTTGATAAGAGCGGTTATGTACATGGTGGCTCAGAGTTTGGGGGCTATTTGTGGAGTTGGGTTGGTTAAGGCTTTTCAGAAGTCTTACTTTGTTAGATATGGTGGTGGAGCTAATTTTCTTCAACCTGGTTATAGTACTGGTGTTGGATTAGGTGCTGAGATTGTTGGTACCTTTGTTTTGGTTTACACTGTTTTCTCTGCTACTGATCCTAAGAGAAGTGCTAGAGATTCTCATGTGCCG GTTTTGGCTCCACTTCCCATTGGATTTGCTGTATTCATGGTTCATTTGGCAACCATCCCAGTCACCGGAACCGGCATTAATCCTGCTAGAAGTCTTGGTTCTGCTGTTATCCTCAACCAAGATAAGATTTGGAATGACCAT TGGATATTTTGGGTTGGACCATTTATCGGGGCCGCCATTGCAGCGTTCTACCATCAATTCATCTTAAGAGCTGGTGCTGCCAAAGCTCTTGGATCATTCAGGAGTAGCAATGCTAATTGA